Below is a genomic region from Carassius carassius chromosome 50, fCarCar2.1, whole genome shotgun sequence.
CCCCTTGACAGGATACGTGCGCTTCATGAACGAGCGCCGCGAGCAGCTGAGGGCGGAAAGACCAGACGTGCCTTTCCCAGAGATCACCAGGATGCTCGGGAATGAGTGGAGCAAACTGCCTCCGGAAGAGAAACAGGTCAGGAGACACATAAACTAATACTATTCAACTAGaaagcagttcttttaaattgtaataatattccacagtattactattttttatatgtatttttgctttggtgagcataagagacttcttttaaaaacatggaAATATCTTAATAATTCCACACTTTTGTCCACCAGTGTATaaggtttaaaaataaagtttaataccTCTGTAGAGACTAACATTTCTCTCTGTCTCATTCTGTCTCAGCGGTATCTGGATGAAGCGGACAAAGATAAGGAGCACTACATGAGAGAACTAGAGCAGTATCAGAAGACTGAAGCCTATAAACACTTCAGCAGGAAGGTGCAAGAGAAACAAAAAGGAAAGAGGCACAGAGGAGGTGCGAACACAGACGATCTAAGACACAGTCCAAAATAACTGTTGGCAGGTGAATTTAGACGAAGCTGCAGAAAAGAGGGACAGCCCCAGGCAATCTGAGCACATGTGATGTAGACTATAAAGTAGTGCAGAGCtggattttggaccaatgaggTTTCACAGAGGGTGGTGCTACACAGTAACTCAAAAATAGAAATGAAGAGCATCACAAATCACTTGTTTAATCTAAAattcctctctcgctctctttatcAGATGCTGGAAGGCAGGCGCCTGGTGAATCACTTCATGAGGTAAAATATCAACGCTGAGACCCACACAGAATCTGCACCTTTTTTTTCGGGTCATAGAAAATCTGGAATTAGCAGATAATTTTGTCTGGAAATGTTAtggaaaaaaatgataaaatcctAAACGCTTTAGTCAACATCTGTTTATACTTTGTATGTTTTgaattattctaaaatattttatttggcaTTTTTGCCCTGGCAAAGACTGGAAAAGTAAtggaaaataaaatcttaaacagTCGTGGAAAACTCATGACTAACTATATTCAATATTTTGTCAAATTttgtagtttttatatatttgaataaatataataatgtaaaataaaatataataacgtAATAAAATAAGGCTAAAGTATTTAATTAGctacaatttaaaaaagaaaatcaagtaATCATAAACTGCTAGAAAATGACTACAAAATCCACAGAAATTAATAAACTCTTAATAAAGTCATTAAAAACAATTGGAATAtaactacttttttattttctgaaatatttagtTAGCTATCTTATTAATTATTCCATTTCAAACTACTGgaaaagtcatgaaaattaagtaatgaaaaactcaaaagaaaaaaaaaatatgtgtgtgtgtgtgtgtatacatatatatatatatatatatatatatatatatatatataaatatatatatatatatatatatatatatatatatttatatatatatatataaatatatatatatatatatatatatatatatttatatatatatatatatatatatatatatatatatatatatatatatatatatatatatatatatatatatatatatatatatatatatatatatatatatatatatatatgtatgtatgtgtgtgtgttaaaatatttaattggccATAACTGTTATTATCTGTTAACCACTGGAAAGTcatataaagtaataaaattcataaatacaATCTTACACAGTCATGGAAAACTCTTGACTTATTTTATTAACGTTCctagatttttaattaatatttttatgtacatttttatacttctttttatttacattttttttgtctttagaaatttttataaaatatttaataggcTACACTGATTATAAAATTATCCTGTAATCCCAAACAACTGGAAAATAGAAATATGTTGGTCAAAAGATGTGAAAACCCTTatttaaatatgatcaaatttgTGTTAAATGATGTAGAGGTTACTGCACCGTTATTGATAGCTGGAATATGATCAATTTAGCCAGAATATTGAATAAACAGACTTGCAAGCAACAGAGGACGGCCGTTGTAATTCTGTGGGTGCAGATCTGTGGTGCAGACAGAGCAGGTCTATCTGACCATCTATGGCAGTTTGAGCAGTGATTTCAGACTGAAcaactttctgtctgtctctcagaaGGATCTGGAGATAAAGGATCGCTCTGTGTTTGACATTCCCATCTTCACTGAAGAGTTTCTGAATCACAGTAAAGGTGAGAGCAGAGTGCTGGTGAATGTGAGTCTGTCTGGAACAGTGTGATACACGTTCAGTGATTGTGTGTGTTCTAGCACGTGAGGCTGAACTGCGGCAGCTGAGGAAGACCAATATGGAGTATGAAGAGCGTAACGCAGCGCTGCAGAAGCATGTGGAGAGCATGCATTCTGCCGTGGAGCGTCTGGAAGGAGACGTGCAGCAGGAACGCACACGAAACGGCCTCCTGCAGCAGCACCTGGACACCCTGCGCTCGGCCCTCACACACAGCTTCTCTGCCGTCCCCCTGCCCGGTGACACACACACTCCCAGAATTCACTGCAAAAACCTCTAGCCAGCTGGGTTCATTTAAACAGTGcatcatatttttgtagaaaccatgatgcatttcttttttcaggattctatgatcagtggaaagttcaaaagaacagcatttatttgaaatggaaatcttttgtaacattagaaatgcctTGACTGTCACATTTGAGCAGTTTAAAGCctcctttctgaaaaaaaattctgaaatattataaataaaatacattttcaacaatCTTTTCAACTAAAAATAAATCTGTCAATGTTTGCTTTGTTTATGGTTCCAACATATACCTTTGTTTTATTTCCAAACAAGCTTCTTCATTATATTAGTGTGATTTATACAAGCTTTGTGATCCTAAATTCTACAAACAACTCACTAGTAGGATGTTTGATTTGTGGATCAGAGGTAATGGTAAAATCCTTAGAAACAGAAATAGGAATTCAAATAGAATATTGCTATGCAATGACAATAAAAGTACAAATGTGGTATACTTTCCCTGACTGTCCTTCCCATTTGCCTTCAGGCAGCGGCGAGACGCCCACACTCGATTCTATCGGCTCCTACATGAAGAAACTTCACGGCATCATTCTGTCCAACCCACAGGAGCACCAGCACCTGATCAGCACCGTCAGGGATGTGGTCAACCGCCTCGACAGGTAGCTGCACACCATACTATTCCtgctttttttatgtgaatattaaCCAGAGTGTGATAATGCACTGCTCTGATTCACCCACAGGTAATTGAGAGGCCCCGCCCCTCGTGCAGTAGCCCCTCCTACACTGCTATGACCACTTCTTGTGTCGAGCAGTAATTGTgtcctattatttattttttta
It encodes:
- the LOC132133428 gene encoding high mobility group protein 20A-like isoform X2, translating into MEEQSGSPGANTDNSSQRNGEEKPRRSNWTKGRRRKKPLKDSNAPKAPLTGYVRFMNERREQLRAERPDVPFPEITRMLGNEWSKLPPEEKQRYLDEADKDKEHYMRELEQYQKTEAYKHFSRKVQEKQKGKRHRGDAGRQAPGESLHEKDLEIKDRSVFDIPIFTEEFLNHSKAREAELRQLRKTNMEYEERNAALQKHVESMHSAVERLEGDVQQERTRNGLLQQHLDTLRSALTHSFSAVPLPGSGETPTLDSIGSYMKKLHGIILSNPQEHQHLISTVRDVVNRLDR
- the LOC132133428 gene encoding high mobility group protein 20A-like isoform X3; its protein translation is MEEQSGSPGANTDNSSQRNGEEKPRRSNWTKGRRRKKPLKDSNAPKAPLTGYVRFMNERREQLRAERPDVPFPEITRMLGNEWSKLPPEEKQRYLDEADKDKEHYMRELEQYQKTEAYKHFSRKVQEKQKGKRHRGDAGRQAPGESLHEDLEIKDRSVFDIPIFTEEFLNHSKAREAELRQLRKTNMEYEERNAALQKHVESMHSAVERLEGDVQQERTRNGLLQQHLDTLRSALTHSFSAVPLPGSGETPTLDSIGSYMKKLHGIILSNPQEHQHLISTVRDVVNRLDR
- the LOC132133428 gene encoding high mobility group protein 20A-like isoform X1, whose amino-acid sequence is MEEQSGSPGANTDNSSQRNGEEKPRRSNWTKGRRRKKPLKDSNAPKAPLTGYVRFMNERREQLRAERPDVPFPEITRMLGNEWSKLPPEEKQRYLDEADKDKEHYMRELEQYQKTEAYKHFSRKVQEKQKGKRHRGDAGRQAPGESLHEKDLEIKDRSVFDIPIFTEEFLNHSKAREAELRQLRKTNMEYEERNAALQKHVESMHSAVERLEGDVQQERTRNGLLQQHLDTLRSALTHSFSAVPLPGSGETPTLDSIGSYMKKLHGIILSNPQEHQHLISTVRDVVNRLDR